In the genome of Candoia aspera isolate rCanAsp1 chromosome 4, rCanAsp1.hap2, whole genome shotgun sequence, the window aaaaaagtatttttgatgGCATTGGTCCCCATCACAGGACTGTTTTATTCTGGATGCAGACCAAAATGTGGCTCCTCCTGGAAGTAGTAGTTCTGGAGGAGGGTGGACAACAAGAATAAATCAGGGTTGAaggattttcttggcaatggctTATGGAGACATCAGCAGTGGCAGGGACGGCAGATGAACATGCAGAGAGAGATGGAAGGCACTGGGAAGCAGGAGGTGGCCAAGGGGAGGGTGCTGGGAAGACTGATGGACGGATGGGTCAGCCAGTGGCATACGCTGCACTAGGACATCAGTGGCAACTGAAGTGGGGGAGGGAAGACTGCTGGGAACATGGGAAGTGAGCAGGCAAGCACCAAGGCTgtgtggaggaaaagcaggaggaCAGAAAGCAACACATTCCAACCTAGCTGTATTCATTCTTAAAATCACCCTAGGATCCCTTCAGATTCTGTTTTGGTCATAACCCAGAATCAGAACAGTCCAGGTTTTGTTTCTGCTAAATCACAACCCATGTGAAATGGTTCAGCAGAATTTCCAGAGGAAAATACAGACAGCACGACTGTCAACCATTCTGCTCCCAGACATCACCAGATACAGAGAGCGACACATTCAACATCCTGCAAAACTGACTCTTTTTAACAGTTATTGACTCAAATTGCTTCAGAAGAAATGTTTCAAATGCTTTGTTATGTTAAGAACAAACATTTCAAACGCTTGAAAAAGGAGGCTGAAGTTCAGGGATCAGCTTCCTGTGCTTGATTTCAGAACAGAAAAACAGTATCAAGTAATTATATGCAATTACACAATGTAAGCACATCAGGAAACCAAGCTGCTTCCAGCACAGAATCTGATCACCTTAGGCAATTACAATTCTACCCTGCCTTTTCATCACCAAAAAGCTCTAATAAGCAGAACTAAAAGGAAGATCTCACAGTGACATTCTGGGCAGGACCAACCCAGGGCATGCGCTTACCTGAGAAAAAAATTCACTGCTTCTATTTCTCATGCAGAAAATGAGTGAATCAGCTGACATTGGTTCAATGCTGTTGGTGGATGGTATCCTCCATCACACCAAAAGCCAGCAAATAAGCTAGAGGGCCCTGGAATGGCTGTAAGAGCACCCATCATTCTTTTCTCTCTTACTGTACTACAGCTCTATATTATGTGCCATTTGAGGTAGCTATCTCACTGTGCGTAATCTTAGCGACAGCTCTTTTTACGGCTGAAAAGTGGTTTAATTACAATACTCTTAACATTCAACCCTGTTATTTCAGCACAGTATGTACACATTGGCCTCACTAGGCAACCAAGCCTACCTTAGTCCCTCTCAACTTCAGATTTAAATTCTCTGTCTCTTCAcaccctttctcttttatctttcAGAATGAGCAGCAGTCTTAGGAAAAACTGCAACATAAAATGATTCAGGGACCAGCACTGCCATTCTTTTTTGGACTGCAATATATAAGCACCAAACAGAATTCTCTGAATTGGACACTTAATAGATGAGTGGTCACTGGCTGGCTCAGCACAAGCACTCATTCGGCACATTCAAGAGGCCATTCTTCATCCCTCTCCCTGAAAAAAGTCTCCATATGCAGATGTATTCATAGGGACCATTTTAAGGCTAGCTATTACAAGATGAGACATTTATCATAGCTTTTGGAAGGGCGACTATTCCGGGGAACAGAGCAGTAAGGCATCTGCTTTTCATGCAGAGAGGCAGAATGGTCCCCCTGTTTAGAAAGTGGGGATATTAAGTTATTCTGACTAGGAGGACCATGAAAGGAGGTATACTTTAAGGGGGAAGGTGTTTTGCTTCTTGGACTTGTCCTTGAAGAGACTGCAGTAGCAGTTGCACGGTTATATTGTCTCTGATGCGTGAAAACATAAGCCTCAGAAGAGAGAGCACTGGAACTACTGGTGGTCCTCGCAGAAGCATAGGCATACTGGCCAGATAGGCTGGTGGTAGAGTCTAGAGGAGAAGAAATGTTGCTGGCTGTAGCACTTGCCCGTGTGTTCTGTCTCTGCTGCGTAAAACCATAAGCCTCAGGAGAGCGAGCACTGGAATCAGTGGCGATCCTGGTGGAATCATACGCAAACTGGTGGGATGAACTGGTGGTGGATTCTGGCGATGAAGAAGAGGAGCTTGATGCTTTTCTGTTTGAGATTACAGCAGCAACTGCCCTGGCATACCGTCTCTGCTGAGCGAAAGCATGAATCTCAGAAGACAAAGGGTTGGAATTACTGGTGATCTTAGCAGAAGCATAGGCAAACTGATCAGATGAGTTGGTGGTAGATTCGAACGGGGAAGAAGCTGGACTTACTGCTTTTGTCCTTGAGGAGGATATAAATGACAAAGTCCTGGGATTATTGGGGATTGCAGATGAAGCATGCAAAGACTGCAGGGGTTCATTGATAGAACAGGTACTGAATGATTCTCTGGTAGAGGAGGTTTCAAGAGGATTCACATATGTGGCTGCAGAAGATACTCTGTCCAAAGAGGTTTTTATGAGGTTCTTATCTGCTAAAGAAACAGAAATTGGTTGCAGATCATCTAGCCTTGCACGGGTATGCTGTTGTACTTGGTGGTCTGGTTGGGATCTGTATGGAAAGAAGCTTGCTGAATTTCTAGGCAATGAAGAAACACAATGCCTCTTTGCAGAGGAGTCAGGAACAGAACTCAAGGAATGCTGCAGGGCTCTGGATTGTTTCTGCACTTGAGAAAAGGGATCCAAGTCTGCAAGAGTGTGATTACAGTTACTTTGTTCCGCACTTAGGATGGGAGACAGTGTTTGAACTGGAAGCATAGATTGGGCACAAGAGGAGCTCTGTGATGTACTCCTTGGGAAGTGAATTCCAAAAAGATTTACAGAAACTGGTGGAACTGGTGCTGGGTCAACTGATAGAACTGAGTTTCCTGGATATAAGATGGTAGGAGAACGATCTACTGGCTCTTGCCATGTCACAAAACTGGAAGGAGATGGAACAGGGTTGTCAGAAATCTGTGAGTTAGCAAGAGATGCAGGTCTGGACTTAAGAATATCTGGCTGCAGATTCTCATCACACACTGAGCCTTGAGAATGTGTAGGTAAATCTACAGAGGAATGCAGAGTGAAGGGGATCTCTGTTAGCTTGGAATTGCTCCACGTGTTTTTTTGCAGAGTTTTAAATGGGACATCCTGGGGATGAAGCTCAGTGCATGGCCCATTCCCTTTATTTTCTGGTGCTCCAATGGATCCAGAAGATTGCAAAAGGGAATGACGGGGCTTAGGTACAGGCACCATGGCAGCCttgggaacagcaggcttcaggcAAGACTGTGGAATTAACGGAGGTTCCTCTTTAAGCAAAGAATGGCCAGGGAGCACTGGAACCTCTTGTACTTTTGACAAATCAAGCTGATCTGAAAGGTCTGTGAAGCTTGTTCTGGCCTTCTCTCGTTCTTGGCATGGGGCAAGAGGCATTCTTGGGGACAGGTTCTTAGGGATGCAACAATCCTTGTCTCCTGACTTTCCAGGGGTTTCCAAAGGTGGTGTCCAAATGGAATGGGATTGAAGGGTTTTTACAGCAGATTTAGTCGGAGGCACAGGTTTGACCAACGCAAGGCTAGAAACCACTGCAACGTTCTCCTCTTTGGAAGAGGCAGGctgacctggaaaaaaaaataaatttatctgaAAGGTGGGTAGACAAAAGTAGTAGCTAGAAGCAGACCAGCCACTGAAGGCCAAGGAGTAGAGCGCCTTATGGGATCTTGGCCAAGAACAACTTCAAGCTTCATACTCAGCTGGGGAAGACATTATAAAAGAATGTGCAACTTGTCATAAAACTGTACCAAGAGAATTTTGCCACATCTCTGAGCAATTAATAATTATACTTACATATTTTACATTGCTTTTGTTGGCTCTTTATTGGCCTTCATCCTGTCTACAGCAGAACCCAATATATTAAGATAAGGTGGGTTGAATCACACACATAGATGTGTGGGCTGGGTGGGGGACaattttagggattttttttaaaaaattgtcataTGCCTATGTTAGGGTTTACATAACAGTCTCACATGTTTCCCATTATAAAATGTCAGGAAACTGCCAGcagttttcagcaatcatggTCCAAAAGGGCTCTGAGGGCTCAATGGCCATATTGACAAGCTGATTTTGGCTTAAAAATCAGATGAATAACCACTTTGATGAGCGGGAAAAAGTTCTGCACCATCTTGCGTTTTCCTTCATGCCACACCCTCCCTGAACCCAAACATACCAAAATGCAGAACATGTCTGTGTtcttctacccccacccccacccgtcCTCCCAAACCCCTTGTCCCTAGCCTTGCTTTCCCTCTTCAGAAGAGTGGGGctattttctttccctgaaatgggggggggggacgacgACGGGGGGGGTTAGTTTCCAATACTTAAATCTAAAAGTACCCAAGGCAGGCAGAAGCAACAATCTCATTTAACTCTTCTTCATCCTGCATGCTTAGGATTTGTAATTACTTTGCCTGATGAAGTGTTCTTGCTTCTGAAGTATTTCATACCTCCACAGTTGGAACAATAAAAGCTCTAAAGTTGTTTTAATTTGGACATGTGGTTTGTGGAAAGTGTGGAAGGAGAATCTGGGACAGACAACCTACTTTTCTGTTTCAAAAACACAAGAAATGTCAAATCATGAATCTAAGAAAATTCCATAACAACACATACCTGATTTTACAGGTGACACGTCAGAAGATACAGGCAACAGCAACACCTGAACTCCATGGCCCTTCAGATAGACAATGTCCGGCATCTCAAATAGACGCTGCTTGGCAGAAGAAGCATTGCCCAGTGGGAAGTGCTGCTCAAAGGTAGCACTGTAGGCAGCACGGAACTGGAATAGAGACATGCCCTCTGGGTGCATGGCCAGAACATGAGCCACTTGCTGCTTCAGTTCATCCAGGGCAATAGAGGGTTGGAATGTAGTTAAATGTGAATTGCTGGGTATCTCTTCAGCTAATGATTCTGCACCAAACTGGCATGTGTTTGGCTGCTCTGGCAGAACagtgaaaggagaaagagaggaacTCTTGGCTTTGACTGATAAAGCATTGTGGGGCTCCTGAAATAATGAGAAGTTTGGTGTCGTGGCAGATGGAACAGGCCTGTTGGTGTGAAACAAGCTGTTTACTTCAGGGGGCACTACAGCAATTGGAGAAGGTAGGCTTTGATGCTGAGAGTCACTTGCAGAGGGATCACTGAAGGTGAAAGCAGGTGTAGAGATATCTTCTAAGCCTAGGAAAGAAGTAGTGCACCATTACTGCAGAGACAAGTGAATGTCCCCTTTCAGTTATGTAACATACCAGTAATTCGTCTATTAGTTTAAGTCTCTtaagagagagaacaagagacaaagagctgcttttaaaaagaggctATAGCAGGATAGTTAGCAGCAATCTGAGATCAGAACAACACAGACAAAACAGAATCATCTATGTGTCCCCTTAGTAGAGAAGTAGACCAGTACTCTGCTTCTCATGTTAAGGAACATATGAAGCAGAACCAAGGTAGAGTTCATCATGCAGGTAGGttcaaaaggaagaggaaagattTTGTGCTTTTAATGATCAATGCCAACTTTTACAATGGGCCTGGAAACTGTAGTGAGTGATTGCGACACATGTAGGTTCCACATAAGTCAAGTTACTCAAATATcacataaaaaaacaaaccctaagaAAACTGAACAACAAGCAAATTGCAAATGGAAATAATCTG includes:
- the LOC134495503 gene encoding mucin-5AC-like isoform X1, with protein sequence MASVTALLTKYKSGLRVKKVQEILLAVEGIDLEKFSIAQGHKDTVEFLEQQMPNLKLKYRQNRLKSIVEPESGKRKKKRPCTVNPVNIYAPIPRLESTGTADPLNTEPGLEDISTPAFTFSDPSASDSQHQSLPSPIAVVPPEVNSLFHTNRPVPSATTPNFSLFQEPHNALSVKAKSSSLSPFTVLPEQPNTCQFGAESLAEEIPSNSHLTTFQPSIALDELKQQVAHVLAMHPEGMSLFQFRAAYSATFEQHFPLGNASSAKQRLFEMPDIVYLKGHGVQVLLLPVSSDVSPVKSGQPASSKEENVAVVSSLALVKPVPPTKSAVKTLQSHSIWTPPLETPGKSGDKDCCIPKNLSPRMPLAPCQEREKARTSFTDLSDQLDLSKVQEVPVLPGHSLLKEEPPLIPQSCLKPAVPKAAMVPVPKPRHSLLQSSGSIGAPENKGNGPCTELHPQDVPFKTLQKNTWSNSKLTEIPFTLHSSVDLPTHSQGSVCDENLQPDILKSRPASLANSQISDNPVPSPSSFVTWQEPVDRSPTILYPGNSVLSVDPAPVPPVSVNLFGIHFPRSTSQSSSCAQSMLPVQTLSPILSAEQSNCNHTLADLDPFSQVQKQSRALQHSLSSVPDSSAKRHCVSSLPRNSASFFPYRSQPDHQVQQHTRARLDDLQPISVSLADKNLIKTSLDRVSSAATYVNPLETSSTRESFSTCSINEPLQSLHASSAIPNNPRTLSFISSSRTKAVSPASSPFESTTNSSDQFAYASAKITSNSNPLSSEIHAFAQQRRYARAVAAVISNRKASSSSSSSPESTTSSSHQFAYDSTRIATDSSARSPEAYGFTQQRQNTRASATASNISSPLDSTTSLSGQYAYASARTTSSSSALSSEAYVFTHQRQYNRATATAVSSRTSPRSKTPSPLKYTSFHGPPSQNNLISPLSKQGDHSASLHEKQMPYCSVPRNSRPSKSYDKCLIL
- the LOC134495503 gene encoding mucin-5AC-like isoform X2; this translates as MASVTALLTKYKSGLRVKKVQEILLAVEGIDLEKFSIAQGHKDTVEFLEQQMPNLKLKYRQNRLKSIVEPESDAPIPRLESTGTADPLNTEPGLEDISTPAFTFSDPSASDSQHQSLPSPIAVVPPEVNSLFHTNRPVPSATTPNFSLFQEPHNALSVKAKSSSLSPFTVLPEQPNTCQFGAESLAEEIPSNSHLTTFQPSIALDELKQQVAHVLAMHPEGMSLFQFRAAYSATFEQHFPLGNASSAKQRLFEMPDIVYLKGHGVQVLLLPVSSDVSPVKSGQPASSKEENVAVVSSLALVKPVPPTKSAVKTLQSHSIWTPPLETPGKSGDKDCCIPKNLSPRMPLAPCQEREKARTSFTDLSDQLDLSKVQEVPVLPGHSLLKEEPPLIPQSCLKPAVPKAAMVPVPKPRHSLLQSSGSIGAPENKGNGPCTELHPQDVPFKTLQKNTWSNSKLTEIPFTLHSSVDLPTHSQGSVCDENLQPDILKSRPASLANSQISDNPVPSPSSFVTWQEPVDRSPTILYPGNSVLSVDPAPVPPVSVNLFGIHFPRSTSQSSSCAQSMLPVQTLSPILSAEQSNCNHTLADLDPFSQVQKQSRALQHSLSSVPDSSAKRHCVSSLPRNSASFFPYRSQPDHQVQQHTRARLDDLQPISVSLADKNLIKTSLDRVSSAATYVNPLETSSTRESFSTCSINEPLQSLHASSAIPNNPRTLSFISSSRTKAVSPASSPFESTTNSSDQFAYASAKITSNSNPLSSEIHAFAQQRRYARAVAAVISNRKASSSSSSSPESTTSSSHQFAYDSTRIATDSSARSPEAYGFTQQRQNTRASATASNISSPLDSTTSLSGQYAYASARTTSSSSALSSEAYVFTHQRQYNRATATAVSSRTSPRSKTPSPLKYTSFHGPPSQNNLISPLSKQGDHSASLHEKQMPYCSVPRNSRPSKSYDKCLIL